Below is a window of Procambarus clarkii isolate CNS0578487 chromosome 43, FALCON_Pclarkii_2.0, whole genome shotgun sequence DNA.
ATTGAATGGTTGACAGTTGCTCTTAGTATGGACCTCGTTCGAGGTCTTGACATGATGGGTCGGGGTCTTAAGTCTAAGCTTAACGGGTCTTAAGTACACCAAAGCAGTCCAGCAGCGGAATACAGCCTTCAGAACGTGGCTGGCCATTCCTGTTATTTTTCAACATTACCTTCAGCTTACTTCAAGGAACCAagcttacacacagagatcacactaacgtgatgcatcaaatgaacaaattcacaagggccgtgacgaggaatcgaacctgcgtccgggagcatcccagacactgccttacctgcggacgcaggttcgaatcctcgtcacggcccttgtgaatttgttcaaccAAGCTTAGTCCATCAGCTTTGTCTGCGGTGTTAGAGTCTGACAACTCTATAGCCGCATCCTGCTCTGACAGCTGGATAGGTTACGAAGGACAGCATACAGCAACAGACCACTAGATCCAATCTAAGCTCTTAATTTACACAGAGAGCTCACGGAGAGTTACACAGAGGGGCGCGCGGACTGCTGGAACAGTGCTTGTATAATCTAAAGATTAACTGTCTTCACTATACCACAGTATTAAATAAgacagttaacttatacaacttcTCCTGGGAAGATGTTCCATATATTTTCCACTCGATAATGATAAAGCATTTTCGCCTCATAAGAATATATTTTCAGTTCACTGTTTCTGATAATTTACAAACCTCACAGCACTCCTTCTCGTCTCACCAGAGGCCAGCACCCCTCCTCGTCTCACCAGAGGCCAGCACCCCTCCTCGTCTCACCAGAGGCCAGCACTCCTTCTCGTCTCACCAGAGACCAGCACTCCTCCTCGTCTCACCAGAGGCCAGCACCCCTCCTCGTCTCACCAGAGGCCAGCACTCCTTCTCGTCTCACCAGAGACCAGCACTCCTCGTCTCACCAGAGACCAGCACCCCTCCTCGTCTCACCAGAGACCAGCACCCCTCCTCGTCTCACCAGAGGCCAGCACTCCTCCTCGTCTCACCAGAGGCCAGCACCCCTCCTCGTCTCACCAGAGGCCAGCACTCCTTCTCGTCTCACCAGAGACCAGCACTCCTCGTCTCACCAGAGACCAGCACCCCTCCTCGTCTCACCAGAGACCAGCACCCCTCCTCGTCTCACCAGAGGCCAGCACTCCTCCTCGTCTCACCAGAGGCCAGCACTCCTTCTCGTCTCACCAGAGGCCAGCACTCCTCGTCTCACCAGAGACCAGCACCCCTCCTCGTCTCACCAGAGGCCAGCACTCCTCCTCGTCTCACCAGAGGCCAGCACTCCTCGTCTCACCAGAGACCAGCACCCCTCCTCGTCTCACCAGAGACCAGCACTCCTCCTCGTCTCACCAGAGGCCAGCACTCCTCGTCTCACCAGAGACCAGCACCCCTCCTCGTCTCACCAGAGGCCAGCACTCCTCCTCGTCTCACCAGAGGCCAGCACTCCTCGTCTCACCAGAGGCCAGCACTCCTCCTCGTCTCACCAGAGACCAGCACTCCTCCTCGTCTCACCAGAGACCAGCACTCCTCGTCTCACCAGAGACCAGTCCTCCTCCTCGTCTCACCAGAGGCCAGCACCCCTCCTCGTCTCACCAGAGGCCAGCACTCCTCCTCGTCTCACCAGAGGCCAGCACTCCTCCTCGTCTCACCAGAGGCCAGCACCCCTCCTCGTCTCACCAGAGGCCAGCACTCCTCGTCTCACCAGAGGCCAGCACTCCTCCTCGTCTCACCAGAGGCCAGCACTCCTCGTCTCACCAGAGGCCAGCACTCCTCGTCTCACCAGAGGCCAGCACTCCTCCTCGTCTCACCAGAGGCCAGCACTCCTCCTCGTCTCACCAGAGGCCAGCACTCCTCGTCTCACCAGAGACCAGCACCCCTCCTCGTCTCACTAGAGGCCAGCACTCCTCCTCGTCTCACCAGAGGCCAGCACTCCTCCTCGTCTCACCAGAGGCCAGCACCCCTCCTCGTCTCACCAGAGGCCAGCACTCCTCGTCTCACCAGAGGCCAGCACTCCTCCTCGTCTCACCAGAGGCCAGCACTCCTCGTCTCACCAGAGGCCAGCACTCCTCGTCTCACCAGAGGCCAGCACTCCTCCTCGTCTCACCAGAGGCCAGCACTCCTCCTCGTCTCACCAGAGGCCAGCACTCCTCGTCTCACCAGAGGCCAGCACTCCTCCTCGTCTCACCAGAGGCCAGCACTCCTCCTCGTCTCACCAGAGGCCAGCACTCCTCCTCGTCTCACCAGAGGCCAGCACTCCTCCTCGTCTCACCAGAGGCCAGCACCCCTCCTCGTCTCACCAGAGACCAGCACTCCTCCTCGTCTCACCAGAGGCCAGCACTCCTCGTCTCACCAGAGGCCAGCACTCATCGTCTCACCAGAGACCAGCACCCCTCCTCGTCTCACCAGAGGCCAGCACTCCTCCTCGTCTCACCAGAGG
It encodes the following:
- the LOC138373691 gene encoding TRIO and F-actin-binding protein-like produces the protein MIKHFRLIRIYFQFTVSDNLQTSQHSFSSHQRPAPLLVSPEASTPPRLTRGQHSFSSHQRPALLLVSPEASTPPRLTRGQHSFSSHQRPALLVSPETSTPPRLTRDQHPSSSHQRPALLLVSPEASTPPRLTRGQHSFSSHQRPALLVSPETSTPPRLTRDQHPSSSHQRPALLLVSPEASTPSRLTRGQHSSSHQRPAPLLVSPEASTPPRLTRGQHSSSHQRPAPLLVSPETSTPPRLTRGQHSSSHQRPAPLLVSPEASTPPRLTRGQHSSSHQRPALLLVSPETSTPPRLTRDQHSSSHQRPVLLLVSPEASTPPRLTRGQHSSSSHQRPALLLVSPEASTPPRLTRGQHSSSHQRPALLLVSPEASTPRLTRGQHSSSHQRPALLLVSPEASTPPRLTRGQHSSSHQRPAPLLVSLEASTPPRLTRGQHSSSSHQRPAPLLVSPEASTPRLTRGQHSSSSHQRPALLVSPEASTPRLTRGQHSSSSHQRPALLLVSPEASTPRLTRGQHSSSSHQRPALLLVSPEASTPPRLTRGQHSSSSHQRPAPLLVSPETSTPPRLTRGQHSSSHQRPALIVSPETSTPPRLTRGQHSSSSHQRPAHLVSPEASTPPRLTRDQHSSSSHQRPALLFSPETSPPPRLTRGQHPSSSHQRPALLLVSPEASTPPRLTRGQHPSSSHQRPALLVSPEASTPPRLTRGQHSSSHQRPALLVSPEASTPPRLTRGQHSSSSHQRPALLVSPETSTPPRLTRGQHSSSSHQRPALLLVSPEASTPPRLTRGQHSSSHQRPALLLVSPEASTPRLTRGQHSSSSHQRPALLLVSPEASTPPRLTRGQHSSSHQRPALLLVSPEASTPPRLTRGQHSSSSHQRPAPLLVSPETSTPPRLTRGQHSSSHQRPALLLVSPEASTPRLTRGQHSSSSHQRPALLVSPETSTPPRLTRGQHSSSHQRPALLLVSPEASTPPRLTRDQHSSSHQRPALLLVSPEASTPPCYTSGTTT